A stretch of Phaeodactylum tricornutum CCAP 1055/1 chromosome 26, whole genome shotgun sequence DNA encodes these proteins:
- a CDS encoding hypothetical protein (Hypothetical protein. Appears to be a member of the Multi Antimicrobial Extrusion (MATE) family which functions as drug/sodium antiporters. These proteins mediate resistance to a wide range of cationic dyes, fluroquinolones, aminoglycosides and other structurally diverse antibodies and drugs. MATE proteins are found in bacteria, archaea and eukaryotes.), giving the protein MLADPVLSLIDTAYVGRLGSVPLAALGACTSIFHLAFNAFRATTAATTSLVSSRLQQDEQKAREVTQTSLLLGVTMGLAVAVTLWAAGRPILASMGVPSDSVLFPDACAYLYARCGAAPVVLWIGVAEGAFRGYGDTIVPLVASLTAAAINLVLDPILMFTLGWGVRGAAAATALAQFGAAIVYAVQLKRRNMLPALRRRSQSSVSSAATVTTNQKTAAAPALPSTSASSTATTTSRWDVIRTILGANVAMMTKQGSLLLAWAYATAKATRMGAAHVAAHQVGLSVWLVFALILDGAAVAAQVLASRAYANRDRAAVRTLLWYFTKVALLQGVVSLLLVDGLDWILPGLFTPDRTVQAHLHRLVPYLAAQQVLVSLTLVWESLAVGAQEFRSLAVGTTLATVASVYQLRQQTTVEGIWKVGIVTLFAGRLLTAAVANIRAYRKLPRQTA; this is encoded by the coding sequence ATGCTCGCCGACCCGGTACTCAGTTTGATCGACACGGCCTACGTGGGTCGGCTGGGCAGTGTCCCTCTTGCCGCCTTGGGTGCCTGTACCAGTATTTTTCACCTCGCTTTCAACGCCTTTCGTGCCACTACCGCCGCTACCACTAGTCTCGTCAGCAGTCGTCTGCAACAAGATGAACAAAAGGCCAGGGAAGTGACGCAAACGTCCCTCTTACTCGGAGTTACCATGGGCCTCGCGGTAGCCGTTACGCTCTGGGCTGCCGGTCGGCCAATATTGGCCAGTATGGGGGTCCCGTCCGACAGCGTCCTCTTTCCTGACGCTTGCGCCTATTTGTACGCACGCTGCGGCGCCGCTCCGGTGGTACTCTGGATTGGTGTCGCCGAAGGCGCCTTTCGAGGCTACGGCGACACCATAGTGCCACTCGTCGCCAGTCTCACCGCCGCCGCTATCAATCTCGTGCTTGATCCAATACTGATGTTTACCTTGGGATGGGGCGTGCGTGgagctgctgctgccacCGCCTTGGCGCAATTCGGAGCCGCAATCGTGTACGCGGTACAGCTCAAGCGACGCAACATGTTGCCCGCGCTCCGCCGACGATCGCAATCTTCTGTCTCTTCCGCCGCCACCGTCACCACAAATCAAAAAACAGCCGCCGCCCCTGCATTGCCATCCACCTCCGCATCTTCCACCGCCACAACCACAAGCCGCTGGGATGTAATTCGCACAATTCTCGGCGCTAATGTAGCCATGATGACCAAACAAGGTTCGCTGCTGTTGGCATGGGCGTACGCAACAGCCAAGGCGACGCGTATGGGCGCTGCGCATGTGGCCGCCCACCAAGTGGGTCTTTCCGTATGGCTCGTTTTTGCCTTGATTCTGGACGGTGCTGCCGTGGCGGCCCAAGTCCTGGCTTCCCGGGCTTACGCGAACCGTGACCGGGCGGCTGTCCGCACGTTGCTATGGTATTTTACCAAAGTTGCGTTACTCCAGGGCGTCGTTTCCTTGCTGCTAGTGGACGGCTTGGACTGGATTCTCCCGGGCCTTTTCACGCCCGACCGCACAGTCCAGGCCCACTTGCACCGTCTCGTACCGTACTTGGCGGCACAACAAGTGTTGGTGAGTTTGACGCTGGTCTGGGAGAGCCTGGCCGTGGGGGCTCAGGAATTTCGCAGCCTTGCAGTGGGTACGACGCTCGCTACTGTAGCAAGCGTATATCAGCTGCGTCAACAAACTACGGTGGAAGGCATCTGGAAGGTTGGCATTGTGACATTGTTTGCCGGGCGACTATTGACTGCAGCAGTGGCCAATATTCGGGCGTACCGGAAACTGCCACGCCAGACAGCGTGA
- a CDS encoding carboxylase propionyl-coa carboxylase (Probable Propionyl-CoA carboxylase. A biotinyl-protein. Also carboxylates butanoyl-CoA and catalyses transcarboxylation. Catalyses as follows ATP + propanoyl-CoA + HCO3- = ADP + phosphate + (S)-methylmalonyl-CoA Involved in valine, leucine and isoleucine degradation Propanoate metabolism), which yields MWQAILIANRGEIVERVIKTCHELEIETVAVYSTADAKAPFVSKATQSICIGPAAANKSYLQPDNILQAMSISGAQALHPGYGFLSENAQFAQAVLDAGHVWLGPSPSCVHQMGDKLESKAVAVQAGVATVPGHDGVVETLSQALQLCNETIGYPVLLKALAGGGGKGMRVCYNDQDVKDAWTVSKAEALSFFNNDQLLLEKFIERPHHIEFQVLCGRKENGDLDVVVFPERECSIQRRNQKVIEESPSCLLTPETRQTMAEQVVRLCQATQYQSAGTVEFLVDEEQNFFFLEMNSRLQVEHPVTEAITGVDLVKGMLYVGAGWPLPDEFQRDGIIMPHKGHAVEARIYAEDPLRGFLPSTGPLSPYVEPSSAQNTPESYVRVESGVATGHLVSPYYDPMLSKVIYYDQTRAGAIAGLSQALDEYVIESVQHNARLVQSVLREPEFLKGNTPTSFLPTHYPDGFKGVKLGTSDLQELAAAAAVISDVRRTHFDRPSLGGQPNNSEVVVEQYLCDMTIDGVSRSVQVLGESNEGELKLQMYGADVIVTIQSEREYELSAHMHEPLKIDTSSLILSPMPGTLISYAVDEGDYVEEGQELCVVEAMKMQNLIRAPRAGTIGKCKVTVGNSLQADQLIMEYAKDDIHEAAAQALLAQKTNVVAGQDHL from the exons ATGTGGCAGGCG ATCCTCATTGCCAATCGCGGTGAGATCGTCGAGCGAGTCATCAAGACGTGTCACGAACTAGAAATAGAAACTGTCGCTGTCTACTCGACCGCCGACGCCAAGGCTCCCTTCGTCAGCAAGGCCACACAATCCATCTGTATAGGCCCAGCTGCCGCCAACAAGAGTTACCTCCAACCCGACAATATCCTCCAAGCCATGTCCATCTCGGGCGCACAGGCCTTACACCCCGGCTACGGATTCTTGTCCGAAAACGCCCAGTTTGCCCAAGCGGTACTGGACGCCGGGCACGTGTGGCTCGGACCGTCCCCCTCCTGCGTGCACCAAATGGGCGACAAGCTGGAAAGCAAGGCCGTGGCCGTACAGGCCGGTGTCGCTACCGTGCCGGGCCACGATGGTGTCGTCGAGACACTGTCACAAGCCCTGCAACTGTGTAACGAAACGATTGGATACCCCGTACTTCTCAAAGCTCTGGCGGGAGGTGGCGGCAAGGGTATGCGCGTCTGTTACAATGATCAAGACGTCAAGGACGCATGGACCGTTTCCAAAGCCGAGGCTCTCAGCTTTTTCAACAATGACCAACTCTTGCTGGAAAAGTTCATTGAACGTCCACATCACATTGAATTTCAAGTGCTTTGCGGTCGCAAGGAAAATGGCGACCTGGATGTTGTAGTCTTTCCCGAACGGGAATGCAGTATTCAACGACGCAACCAAAAAGTGATCGAAGAATCGCCGTCCTGTTTGTTGACGCCTGAAACTCGCCAAACTATGGCGGAACAAGTCGTCCGTCTCTGCCAAGCCACTCAGTACCAGTCTGCTGGTACGGTCGAATTCCTCGTCGACGAGGAACagaattttttctttctagAAATGAATTCGAGACTCCAAGTCGAGCATCCCGTTACCGAAGCTATCACCGGTGTCGATCTCGTCAAAGGAATGCTCTACGTCGGCGCTGGCTGGCCGCTTCCCGACGAATTTCAGCGCGATGGCATCATCATGCCACACAAAGGACACGCAGTCGAGGCTCGTATCTACGCCGAGGATCCGCTCCGTGGATTCCTGCCTTCCACCGGACCACTTTCTCCTTACGTCGAACCATCTTCGGCTCAAAATACGCCAGAATCATACGTGCGAGTCGAATCCGGGGTGGCTACGGGACATCTTGTCAGTCCCTATTACGATCCCATGCTCAGCAAGGTAATCTACTACGACCAAACGCGCGCCGGGGCCATTGCCGGTCTCTCGCAAGCCCTCGACGAATATGTCATTGAAAGTGTCCAGCACAACGCCCGTCTAGTCCAATCGGTCTTACGCGAGCCAGAGTTTCTAAAGGGCAATACCCCGACTTCTTTCCTGCCGACGCATTACCCAGACGGTTTTAAAGGAGTAAAACTCGGCACATCCGATTTGCAAGAACTCGCGGCCGCGGCGGCTGTTATTTCCGACGTTCGTCGAACGCATTTCGACCGACCCAGTTTGGGGGGACAACCAAATAACTCGGAAGTTGTCGTG GAGCAATATCTGTGTGACATGACCATCGATGGAGTCTCCCGCAGTGTCCAAGTGCTGGGTGAATCCAACGAAGGTGAACTCAAGTTGCAAATGTACGGCGCCGATGTAATTGTAACGATCCAATCAGAACGGGAATATGAACTTAGTGCCCACATGCATGAGCCACTGAAGATTGATACAAGTTCTTTGATTCTTAGTCCCATGCCAGGGACATTAATTTCATACGCTGTCGACGAAGGCGACTACGTGGAAGAAGGCCAGGAGCTATGTGTCGTAGAAGCTATGAAGATGCAAAATCTGATCCGCGCGCCACGAGCAGGGACCATCGGGAAGTGCAAGGTAACTGTGGGCAATTCCTTGCAGGCCGACCAGCTGATTATGGAATACGCCAAGGACGACATACACGAAGCAGCAGCGCAGGCCCTGCTGgcgcaaaagacaaacgtCGTGGCAGGCCAAGATCATTTGTAG
- a CDS encoding predicted protein, with protein EDWEEWDGRHPFWIHCLAGSVAGVVEHTAVYPLDTVRTHIQVTTTTAATTTATASSTEFANTNAPLALFRLWRGVQTILVGCVPAHALYFSSYEFVKAATRDADGQVTTWGSSLAGAAATTSHDLIMTPLDTLKQRLQLGHYERGMMQGLTHILATEGPAALVRSFPITLATNIPYGMVMVGTHEYAKEHLFAELPSSWQTILASSSIAGFAAAAITTPLDRIKTALQTQTLAPACLYLQQPPPAGSTPGPTTCPAAVRPVYTTWRDAAGYILRHEGPAGFFRGVAPRILSHVPAVAISWTTYETAKAYL; from the exons GAAGATTGGGAAGAATGGGACGGACGTCATCCCTTTTGGATTCACTGTTTGGCGGGGAGTGTTGCCGGAGTCGTGGAACACACCGCCGTGTATCCGCTCGATACGGTCCGTACGCACATTCAAGT tactaccaccaccgccgccactACCACGGCAACCGCATCCTCCACCGAGTTCGCCAACACCAACGCGCCTTTGGCCCTGTTCCGACTCTGGCGGGGCGTGCAGACGATACTCGTGGGATGCGTGCCAGCCCACGCCCTCTACTTTTCCAGTTACGAATTCGTCAAGGCCGCCACCAGGGATGCCGACGGACAGGTCACCACCTGGGGCAGCAGTCTCGCGGGAGCCGCCGCCACAACCTCGCACGATCTCATCATGACACCGCTCGACACGCTCAAACAACGACTCCAACTAGGACACTACGAACGAGGCATGATGCAGGGACTCACACACATACTGGCCACCGAAGGACCCGCCGCACTCGTTCGATCATTCCCGATTACACTCGCCACCAACATTCCCTACGGAATGGTCATGGTTGGTACGCACGAGTACGCCAAGGAACACTTGTTCGCCGAATTGCCCTCTTCCTGGCAGACCATTCTGGCCAGTTCCAGTATTGCCGGATtcgctgccgccgccattaCCACACCTCTCGATCGCATTAAAACGGCGCTGCAAACCCAAACACTCGCCCCGGCCTGTCTCTATTTGCAACAACCGCCACCGGCCGGGTCCACGCCGGGACCCACCACGTGCCCTGCCGCCGTCCGCCCCGTCTACACCACTTGGCGTGATGCCGCTGGATACATTCTTCGTCACGAAGGACCGGCCGGATTCTTTCGAGGCGTCGCACCACGCATACTGTCCCACGTACCCGCCGTGGCCATTTCCTGGACCACGTACGAAACCGCCAAGGCCTATCTG
- a CDS encoding predicted protein, with protein sequence RAEVLSLYRECLRTARHFHWADPDTGQPWNARLRDAARQEFQQARNETDPLVIARLLVTGRDCVQQVQ encoded by the coding sequence CGGGCGGAAGTCTTGAGTTTGTACCGCGAGTGTTTGCGGACGGCGCGGCATTTTCACTGGGCCGATCCCGACACCGGGCAACCCTGGAACGCCCGACTCCGGGACGCCGCCCGCCAGGAATTTCAACAAGCCCGCAACGAGACGGATCCTCTCGTTATTGCGAGACTCCTCGTGACCGGGAGAGACTGTGTACAGCAAGTGCAG
- a CDS encoding predicted protein — MSRSAEKNMRPTRLVQLLLWGTVLGYTVMSVEGAERVRYRRDLVQIVESEGERDTKQLHANTKKHRGDQLLTQLWHVEAHPQQADAVSKDAAAGAPRASAQHRALMTMKSARNPKSVKAPTPSSPTAPSMEAPEIDEDMLTMMSMSLSMSMSMSMSFAYFM; from the coding sequence ATGAGTCGAAGTGCGGAAAAGAACATGAGACCGACTCGGTTGGTGCAGCTACTACTCTGGGGAACCGTCCTCGGGTACACAGTAATGTCGGTGGAAGGAGCGGAGCGGGTTCGCTATCGCCGTGACTTGGTGCAGATTGTGGAAAGCGAGGGTGAGCGAGATACCAAGCAGCTCCACGCCAACACTAAGAAGCACCGAGGAGACCAGCTCTTGACTCAGCTGTGGCATGTAGAAGCCCACCCGCAACAAGCGGATGCTGTGTCCAAAGATGCCGCCGCTGGAGCTCCGCGTGCCAGCGCTCAGCACCGAGCTCTCATGACGATGAAGTCCGCCAGGAACCCCAAATCGGTCAAGGCTCCCACCCCCAGTAGTCCAACAGCCCCCAGTATGGAAGCACCGGAAATTGATGAGGATATGTTGACCATGATGAGCATGAGTCTCAGTATGAGTATGAGCATGTCGATGAGCTTTGCTTATTTTATGTAA